The nucleotide sequence ATACCAACCCATCTCCACCTTGATTTTTTCTGCCCGGCCCCGGGGATCCACCTCGGTAATCTCCACGGGTTTTATACCATCCAGGGTTTCCACGGTAAAACGCCGCCCTTTTACTTCTTTGTTGTCGAAAACATATTTCGAAAAGGAACGGAGACCGTTGCCGCACATATTAGCCAGGGACCCGTCATTGTTATAATATACCATCTTCACATCGGCTTTCAGGCTTTTTTCCACCGCCATAAAGCCGTCGGCCCCCACGCCGAAACGACGGTTGCAAATACTCTTTGCCCCCCGGGAATAATCCCCGGGTTCTAATTGATCCTTAGTGATAATAAAGTCGTTGCCGATTCCATGGATTTTTATAAAATCGATTTTCATGATTTTCCTCTCATTTTCTTGTTTTATTTACAATAAGCTTGCCCTCATTATAACAAATCTTTTCTTTTTTAACCACTGATCTTTTGTTTTTCATCCTCTACCGAGAAAGATTCTTTCAGGTTTTTGCCTTGCCCTACGTTTTATGCTATATTTAAGCAATAAGTAAATGAAGGAGGAAAAAGTTATGGCCCTCGACGGCACACTGCTTTATAGTTTGAAAAACGAACTGGAAAACCTGCTGATTGACGGAAAAGTGGACAAAATTCACCAGCCGGAAAAAGATGAAATCCATCTGTTGATCCGCAGTCAAAAGACCAATTACCGATTGCTCCTATCCGCCCACAGCAATTACCCTAGGGTGCATCTTACAAGGATAAACAAAACCAATCCTAAAAAAGCCCCCGACTTTTGTATGCTCCTTCGAAAAACCCTGCAAAACGGAAGAATCCGAAGCATAGAGCAACCCTATTTTGACCGGGTGTTAAAGATCACCATCGATTCCTATGATGAATTGAATATTCTGCAGCCGAAGGAACTGATCATCGAAATGATGGGCAAACACAGTAATATTTTATTAGTCAACGGGGAAAACGGAAAAATCATTGACAGCATTAAACGGGTGGGCATGGAAGTCAGCAGCCTTCGCCAGGTACTGCCGGGAATTTCCTATGAACACCCGCCCCTGGATAAAACCTCCCCCTTTGACATCGATTCCCTAAGGACCTTCAAGGAGGTTATATCCTCCCCTTCCACGGAGACTTTAATCAAGGGGCTCTTTGGAAACATCATCGGATTTTCCCCTCTGATCTCCAGAGAACTTATTGAACGGGCAGGTCTTGATGAAGACCTTCCTCTCCATTCCCTAAAGGATGAAAACTTTTACGACCTGTATCAGGAATACAAAAAGCTTCTGGACAGTCTCAAAAAACATGAGGTTTCTCCGGCGGTTTATCTGGAAAAGGATAAACCCAAAGCCTTTGGTATCTATCCCTTAACCCATCTGTCGGTCTATGAAAAAAAATCCTTTGATCGGATCAGCGAGGTTTTAGAATACTACTATTACACCAAGGACCACCGGGAACGGTTAAAACAAAAATCCCAGGATTTACGGAAAACCGTAAGTCAACGCCTTCAGCGTCTCGTCAATAAATACGGGAAATTGGAAAAGGATTACAAGACCGCGGAAAATGCGGAGGAACATAAACTCAAAGGAGATTTGGTTACCGCTAATCTGCACCGGATGAAAAAAGGGGATAAGAAAATCGAAGTGCAAAACTTCTATGACCCGGAGCAAAAAACCGTGACCATCCCCTTAAATGTCCGGATGAGTCCCTCGGAAAATGCCCAGAAGTTTTATAAAAAATACAACAAGGCAAAAAATGCCCTGATCGAAATTCGAAAACAAAAGATTCAGACCAAAAGAGAAATCGAATATTTACGGGGAGTGCTCTCAAGTATTGATCATGCCCAGGATTTATCGGACATTGAAGAAATCCGGGAGGAACTGGAGGAGCAAAAGATTTTAAAAGCCAAGAAAAAAACGAAGAAGAAAAAATCCTCCCCGGCAAACCCCCTTGCCTTTGAAACCTCCGACGGCTTAAAAGTTTTGGTGGGGAAAAATAACAAACAAAACGAGAAAATCACCTTTAAAATTGCAGGAAAAGAGGATCTCTGGTTCCACGTTAAGGACCAACCGGGCTCCCACACCGTCCTGCTGTCGGAGGGCAAAGAACCTTCCGAAGAAAGTATTCTGGAAGCCGCAACCCTGGCGGCTTACTACAGCAAAGGGCAAAATGCCACGAAGGTCTCCGTAGACTACACCCGGCGAAAA is from Isachenkonia alkalipeptolytica and encodes:
- a CDS encoding Rqc2 family fibronectin-binding protein gives rise to the protein MALDGTLLYSLKNELENLLIDGKVDKIHQPEKDEIHLLIRSQKTNYRLLLSAHSNYPRVHLTRINKTNPKKAPDFCMLLRKTLQNGRIRSIEQPYFDRVLKITIDSYDELNILQPKELIIEMMGKHSNILLVNGENGKIIDSIKRVGMEVSSLRQVLPGISYEHPPLDKTSPFDIDSLRTFKEVISSPSTETLIKGLFGNIIGFSPLISRELIERAGLDEDLPLHSLKDENFYDLYQEYKKLLDSLKKHEVSPAVYLEKDKPKAFGIYPLTHLSVYEKKSFDRISEVLEYYYYTKDHRERLKQKSQDLRKTVSQRLQRLVNKYGKLEKDYKTAENAEEHKLKGDLVTANLHRMKKGDKKIEVQNFYDPEQKTVTIPLNVRMSPSENAQKFYKKYNKAKNALIEIRKQKIQTKREIEYLRGVLSSIDHAQDLSDIEEIREELEEQKILKAKKKTKKKKSSPANPLAFETSDGLKVLVGKNNKQNEKITFKIAGKEDLWFHVKDQPGSHTVLLSEGKEPSEESILEAATLAAYYSKGQNATKVSVDYTRRKHVKSPKGSKPGMVIYENFSTILVDALEENIKTIKKVAHP